A single Vibrio sp. YMD68 DNA region contains:
- a CDS encoding DUF3624 domain-containing protein, with translation MTCKTCDNAGWFWKKIGRCQRCMDQLTTLSVLCAVVWWFTCRETPFSIESIALIMAGLAFNGLLFLHLWMKFIIIPYQENKRKKNSSTSGKH, from the coding sequence ATGACATGTAAAACGTGTGATAACGCGGGCTGGTTTTGGAAAAAAATCGGGCGCTGTCAACGCTGTATGGATCAGCTCACCACGCTCTCGGTGTTGTGTGCGGTCGTCTGGTGGTTTACCTGTCGAGAGACGCCGTTTAGCATAGAATCCATTGCACTTATCATGGCGGGGCTTGCGTTTAATGGATTGCTGTTTTTGCATCTTTGGATGAAGTTCATCATCATTCCCTACCAAGAGAATAAGCGTAAAAAAAACTCCAGCACTTCAGGCAAGCACTAG
- the oxyR gene encoding DNA-binding transcriptional regulator OxyR yields the protein MNIRDLEYLVALAEHQHFRKAAESCFVSQPTLSGQIRKLEDEIGTALLERNSRKVLFTDSGLQLVEQAKIILSEVTRFKDMASGQSGEMVGPMNIGFIPTVGPYILPRIIPQLKAAYPELEMFLHESQTHDLVRQLQDGKLDCLVLASVAETAPFKEIELYNESLSLAVPCDHEWAGLEFLNVDELNGRTVLMLGDGHCLRDQALGYCFAAGAKEDKRFKATSLETLRNMVAAGGGITLLPELSVPKESTKDGVCYVKKMEPQPSRKIVLVYRPGSPLRARFEQLGGTIQSILQA from the coding sequence ATGAACATTCGTGATTTAGAATATTTAGTTGCATTAGCTGAGCATCAGCACTTCCGCAAAGCCGCAGAATCTTGTTTTGTGAGTCAGCCAACCTTGAGTGGGCAAATACGTAAGTTGGAAGATGAAATCGGCACCGCTCTGCTGGAACGAAATAGTCGTAAAGTTCTTTTTACTGATTCAGGGTTGCAGCTTGTCGAACAAGCAAAAATTATTCTTTCCGAAGTGACGCGATTTAAAGACATGGCGAGTGGGCAAAGTGGGGAGATGGTTGGCCCAATGAATATTGGCTTTATTCCCACGGTCGGCCCCTATATTTTGCCAAGAATTATCCCACAGCTGAAAGCCGCGTATCCAGAACTTGAGATGTTCTTACATGAATCTCAAACTCATGATTTAGTCAGGCAGCTGCAAGACGGGAAATTAGATTGTCTGGTCCTAGCATCGGTGGCTGAGACGGCTCCTTTTAAAGAAATAGAGCTTTATAATGAATCACTTTCTTTAGCGGTGCCTTGCGATCATGAGTGGGCTGGTCTCGAATTTTTAAATGTCGACGAGCTGAATGGGCGCACAGTATTAATGCTCGGAGATGGGCACTGTTTACGTGACCAAGCACTAGGTTATTGTTTTGCTGCAGGGGCAAAAGAAGATAAACGATTCAAAGCCACGAGCTTAGAAACGCTGCGGAATATGGTGGCAGCTGGGGGCGGCATTACTTTGCTTCCAGAGCTTTCAGTCCCTAAAGAGTCAACCAAAGATGGGGTTTGCTACGTAAAAAAAATGGAGCCTCAGCCATCAAGAAAAATCGTGTTGGTCTATCGACCTGGCTCACCATTGCGGGCTCGTTTTGAACAGTTAGGCGGAACCATTCAGTCGATATTGCAAGCTTAA
- a CDS encoding RidA family protein has protein sequence MIERQHTKQRMSRIVKHNGTIYLCGQVCADAEKGIKEQTQTMLDKVEALLLEAGSDKEHMLSATIYLKDMKDFKEMNEVWDAWVPEGHAPARACVTGDMAREALLVEISVIAAEK, from the coding sequence ATGATTGAACGTCAACACACTAAGCAACGTATGAGCCGCATTGTTAAGCATAACGGAACCATCTATCTATGTGGCCAAGTTTGTGCGGATGCAGAAAAAGGCATCAAAGAACAGACACAAACCATGCTAGATAAGGTAGAAGCCTTACTCCTGGAAGCGGGTAGTGATAAAGAGCATATGTTGTCAGCGACCATCTATTTAAAAGATATGAAAGATTTTAAAGAGATGAATGAGGTTTGGGATGCTTGGGTTCCTGAAGGTCACGCACCAGCACGCGCATGTGTGACCGGTGATATGGCGCGCGAAGCGTTATTGGTTGAAATCTCGGTGATTGCTGCTGAAAAGTAA
- a CDS encoding PBP1A family penicillin-binding protein — MKFIKRLFIFTLVCMILGVSTIIGFYFYVKPDLPDVEELRHVELEAPMQVFSQDGKLIAQFGEKRRTPVEYQDIPQHLIEALIATEDSRFYSHYGIDPIGIARAAIVVAMSGSAKQGASTITQQLARNFFLTNEKKIIRKIKEIFLAIRIEQSLSKQEIMQLYVNKIFLGYRSYGFGAAAQTYFGRELNDLTLSELATLAGMPKAPSTMNPIYSLERATSRRNVVLRRMFDENYITQAEFEDARAEKIESRYHSAEIELSAPYVAELARAWMVEQHGEAAYTQGMSVYTTVDSKLQQAANKAAIDNLLAYDERHGYRGAEKVVWTKAPTLNTDQEFRRHLAKEPTYGALLPAIVTDTQGNTAFIWVKNHGPQQVEWAQMNWARRFLTDDRQGPEPKSASDILSVGEQIWVRNTAEQAEPSLESEVISEIASDESNDDIAKLDIEPIWRLSQVPNANTAFVAMNPENGAILSLVGGFNFVHNKFNRATQSVRQVGSSIKPFIYAAAMDQGMTLATLINDAPINQWDKSQGTAWRPRNSPPTYIGPTRVRIGLAQSKNVMAVRVLRAVGLDESREYLTRFGFDIDQLPRSETIALGAGSLTPVKMAQGYSVFANGGYYVDPFYISRVESRFGDIEWQATPKTICREHCDMLTTLDSDSNSDSNEFMEQDVDLDQPQYAPQVISEQTAFLMREMMYSNVWGGGNWRDGTGWNGTGWRAQPLKRRDIGGKTGTTNDSKDAWYNGYGPGIVATAWVGFDNHNRKLGQTTANKNLDKNQITGGEAGAKTAQPAWVDFMQVALDGVPIQSKQLPNNIVRVRIDRDSGLLTNKFDSSSMFEYFLEGTAPTEYVEESITDTIYSSSSSEELF, encoded by the coding sequence GTGAAGTTCATAAAGCGACTATTTATATTCACATTGGTTTGCATGATTCTTGGAGTCAGTACGATCATTGGTTTCTACTTTTACGTAAAACCTGACCTACCAGACGTAGAAGAATTACGACACGTTGAGCTTGAAGCTCCGATGCAAGTATTCAGTCAAGATGGCAAATTAATCGCACAGTTTGGGGAAAAACGCCGAACACCCGTTGAATATCAAGATATTCCTCAGCACTTAATTGAAGCTCTCATCGCGACCGAAGACAGCCGTTTTTACAGCCACTACGGTATTGACCCGATTGGTATTGCTCGTGCCGCCATCGTCGTGGCGATGTCAGGATCAGCAAAGCAAGGGGCGAGTACGATCACTCAGCAACTAGCACGCAACTTTTTCTTGACCAATGAGAAGAAAATAATAAGAAAGATCAAAGAGATATTCCTGGCGATTAGGATTGAACAATCGCTAAGCAAACAGGAAATCATGCAGTTATACGTTAACAAGATTTTCTTGGGTTATCGCTCTTATGGCTTTGGTGCGGCAGCGCAAACCTACTTCGGGCGCGAACTCAACGATCTGACTCTCAGCGAATTAGCCACGCTTGCTGGTATGCCAAAAGCGCCGTCGACCATGAACCCGATTTATTCGCTCGAAAGAGCCACGAGTCGACGTAATGTCGTACTGCGACGCATGTTCGATGAAAATTACATTACTCAAGCCGAATTTGAAGACGCGAGAGCTGAAAAAATCGAATCTCGCTATCACAGTGCAGAAATAGAACTGAGTGCGCCGTATGTCGCTGAATTAGCACGCGCTTGGATGGTTGAACAACATGGCGAAGCCGCTTATACGCAAGGTATGAGCGTTTACACCACGGTTGATTCTAAATTACAACAGGCCGCCAATAAGGCCGCGATTGATAATCTCCTGGCCTACGATGAACGTCATGGTTACCGAGGTGCAGAAAAAGTCGTATGGACAAAAGCGCCAACACTGAATACTGACCAAGAATTTCGACGTCACCTAGCAAAAGAACCGACTTATGGCGCATTGCTGCCTGCCATCGTCACTGATACTCAAGGCAACACCGCGTTTATTTGGGTGAAGAATCATGGCCCGCAACAAGTCGAATGGGCACAAATGAATTGGGCTCGCCGCTTTTTAACCGATGACCGCCAAGGTCCAGAACCAAAGTCGGCCTCAGATATTTTATCCGTGGGTGAACAAATCTGGGTTCGTAACACCGCAGAACAGGCCGAGCCGAGCCTTGAGAGTGAAGTGATTTCAGAGATTGCCTCAGACGAGAGCAATGACGACATTGCCAAACTCGATATTGAACCTATCTGGCGTTTAAGCCAAGTTCCCAATGCCAATACTGCTTTTGTCGCCATGAATCCAGAAAACGGGGCTATTTTGTCACTCGTCGGTGGCTTTAACTTCGTGCACAACAAATTTAACCGCGCCACTCAATCAGTTCGACAAGTGGGCTCCAGTATTAAGCCATTTATCTATGCTGCAGCAATGGATCAAGGCATGACGCTCGCCACTCTGATTAACGATGCACCGATCAATCAATGGGATAAGAGTCAGGGTACAGCATGGCGGCCACGTAATTCACCACCAACGTATATTGGCCCAACTCGTGTGCGTATTGGGCTTGCGCAATCTAAAAACGTCATGGCGGTTCGAGTGCTTCGTGCGGTTGGTTTGGATGAATCTCGAGAATACTTAACTCGCTTTGGATTTGACATTGACCAACTGCCTCGCTCTGAAACCATCGCACTGGGTGCCGGCAGTCTTACTCCGGTGAAAATGGCCCAAGGCTACTCGGTTTTTGCCAATGGCGGTTATTATGTCGACCCATTTTATATTAGCCGTGTCGAGAGCCGATTTGGTGACATCGAATGGCAAGCTACTCCAAAAACAATATGTCGTGAACATTGTGACATGCTCACTACCTTAGACAGTGATAGTAATAGTGATAGCAACGAATTTATGGAGCAGGATGTCGACCTTGATCAACCTCAATATGCACCACAAGTTATCTCTGAACAAACCGCATTCTTAATGCGCGAAATGATGTACAGCAATGTTTGGGGTGGCGGCAACTGGCGTGATGGTACAGGCTGGAACGGCACAGGGTGGCGCGCACAACCGCTCAAACGCCGAGATATCGGCGGTAAAACCGGGACCACCAATGACTCTAAAGACGCTTGGTACAACGGCTACGGCCCAGGCATTGTTGCTACCGCGTGGGTTGGCTTTGACAACCACAATCGGAAACTGGGGCAAACCACCGCCAATAAAAACCTAGATAAGAACCAAATCACCGGAGGTGAGGCTGGCGCAAAAACAGCACAACCTGCGTGGGTTGACTTTATGCAAGTGGCTTTAGACGGCGTTCCGATTCAGTCAAAACAGCTGCCTAACAACATTGTACGCGTTCGAATCGATAGAGATTCCGGCCTTTTGACGAATAAGTTTGATTCAAGCTCGATGTTTGAATACTTCCTAGAGGGGACAGCGCCAACAGAATATGTTGAAGAATCGATCACCGATACGATTTATTCTAGCTCTAGCAGTGAAGAGCTGTTTTAA
- a CDS encoding glutathione peroxidase — MFTSKEGQNVPQVTFPTRQGDDWVNVTTEELFKGKTVIVFSLPGAFTPTCSSSHLPRYNELFPVFQEHGVDDILCVSVNDTFVMNAWKNDQEADNITFIPDGNTEFTDGMGMLVDKGDIGFGKRSWRYSMLVKDGVVEKMFIEANEPGDPFKVSDADTMLGYIAPDYKAQESITVFTKPGCPFCVKAKQALIDNGLNFEEVVLGKDATTVSLRAVTGKSTVPQVFIGGKHIGGSEELDTYLA, encoded by the coding sequence ATGTTTACATCTAAAGAAGGCCAAAACGTACCACAGGTTACTTTTCCAACACGCCAAGGTGATGATTGGGTAAACGTAACAACAGAAGAACTTTTCAAAGGCAAAACCGTTATTGTATTTAGCTTGCCTGGTGCATTTACACCAACATGTTCTTCAAGCCATCTACCACGTTATAACGAGCTATTTCCTGTATTCCAAGAGCACGGTGTTGACGACATTCTATGTGTTTCTGTAAACGATACGTTTGTTATGAACGCTTGGAAAAATGACCAAGAAGCAGACAACATCACATTCATCCCAGATGGCAACACTGAATTCACCGATGGTATGGGCATGCTGGTAGACAAAGGTGACATTGGCTTTGGTAAGCGTTCATGGCGCTACAGCATGCTAGTCAAAGATGGTGTGGTAGAGAAAATGTTCATCGAAGCAAACGAACCAGGCGACCCGTTCAAAGTTTCAGACGCTGACACCATGCTTGGCTACATTGCACCAGACTACAAAGCACAAGAATCAATCACGGTCTTCACAAAACCAGGCTGCCCATTCTGTGTGAAAGCAAAACAGGCTCTGATTGATAACGGTTTGAACTTCGAAGAAGTGGTACTGGGTAAAGATGCGACCACCGTTAGCCTTCGCGCTGTTACTGGTAAATCAACGGTTCCTCAAGTATTTATCGGTGGTAAACACATCGGTGGCAGTGAAGAGCTAGACACTTACCTAGCTTAA
- the argH gene encoding argininosuccinate lyase — MALWGGRFTQAADTRFKDFNDSLRFDYRLAEQDIVGSIAWSKALQSVDVLSEEEQQKLELALNELKLEVMEDPNQILRSDAEDIHSWVEQQLIGKVGDLGKKLHTGRSRNDQVATDLKLWCRQQGQQLLIGLDRLQAKMVEVAREHQGTVLPGYTHLQRAQPVTFAHWCLAYVEMLERDYSRLNDAIKRLDTCPLGSGALAGTAYPMDREELAHNLGFRRATRNSLDSVSDRDHVMELMSIASISMLHLSRLAEDMIFYNSGESNFIELADTVTSGSSLMPQKKNPDALELIRGKTGRVYGSLAAMMMTVKALPLAYNKDMQEDKEGLFDALDTWNDCMEMAALCFEGIKVNNERTLEAAQQGYANSTELADYLVAKNIPFREAHHIVGVAVVGAISKGCALEELSLDELKAFSDVIEEDVYDILTIESCLEKRSALGGVSPKQVAYAVDQADQRLAQRDTSAVKVRSARLTDIEALEGMVAYWANMGENLPRSRNELVRDIGSFAVAEHHGEVTGCASLYVYDSGLAEIRSLGVEAGWQGQGQGTAIVQHLVDKARQMAIKKVFVLTRTPEFFMKHSFIPTSKSLLPEKVLKDCDQCPRQHACDEVALEVNLVEQIIAKVNVA, encoded by the coding sequence GCAAAAGCTTGAACTGGCCCTGAATGAACTCAAGCTTGAAGTGATGGAAGATCCCAATCAGATTTTACGCTCTGATGCAGAAGATATTCACTCTTGGGTGGAACAGCAATTAATTGGCAAGGTGGGTGATCTAGGTAAAAAATTACACACTGGCCGTTCTCGTAACGACCAAGTCGCTACCGACTTAAAATTGTGGTGTCGCCAACAAGGGCAACAACTGCTTATTGGCCTTGATCGCCTGCAAGCGAAAATGGTTGAAGTCGCAAGAGAACACCAAGGCACGGTTTTGCCTGGTTACACGCACTTGCAACGTGCGCAACCGGTGACTTTTGCTCACTGGTGTTTGGCGTATGTTGAAATGCTAGAGCGTGATTACTCTCGTTTGAATGATGCTATTAAGCGTCTCGATACTTGTCCACTTGGCTCTGGCGCACTGGCCGGTACTGCATACCCGATGGACCGTGAAGAGCTGGCGCATAATCTAGGGTTTCGTCGTGCAACACGTAACTCACTCGATTCTGTTTCTGACCGTGATCACGTGATGGAGCTGATGTCGATTGCATCCATTTCCATGCTTCACCTTTCTCGTCTTGCAGAAGACATGATTTTTTATAACTCAGGTGAATCCAACTTCATCGAGTTAGCCGATACTGTGACGTCGGGTTCATCACTCATGCCACAAAAGAAAAACCCAGACGCGCTTGAACTTATTCGTGGTAAAACTGGCCGTGTTTATGGCTCTCTTGCAGCGATGATGATGACAGTGAAAGCACTGCCATTGGCGTACAACAAAGACATGCAAGAAGACAAGGAAGGGCTGTTTGATGCGCTTGATACTTGGAACGATTGCATGGAAATGGCGGCGTTGTGTTTTGAGGGCATTAAAGTCAATAACGAACGTACTTTAGAAGCCGCGCAACAAGGTTATGCCAATTCAACTGAGCTTGCGGATTACTTAGTCGCGAAAAACATTCCATTCCGTGAAGCGCACCATATTGTTGGGGTGGCGGTTGTAGGGGCTATTTCAAAAGGCTGCGCGTTAGAAGAGCTTTCACTTGATGAGCTCAAAGCGTTCTCTGATGTGATTGAAGAGGATGTGTACGATATCTTAACCATCGAATCCTGTTTGGAAAAACGAAGTGCCTTAGGTGGCGTTTCTCCTAAGCAAGTGGCGTATGCGGTTGATCAAGCGGATCAACGTCTTGCTCAGCGTGATACTTCGGCGGTGAAAGTGCGTTCTGCGCGTCTTACCGACATTGAAGCATTGGAAGGCATGGTCGCTTATTGGGCCAACATGGGAGAAAACCTGCCGCGCTCTCGTAATGAGTTGGTGCGTGATATTGGCTCGTTTGCGGTGGCAGAGCACCATGGTGAAGTCACGGGCTGTGCATCGCTTTATGTGTATGATTCTGGTTTGGCTGAAATTCGCTCATTAGGCGTAGAAGCCGGTTGGCAAGGTCAAGGGCAAGGCACGGCGATTGTTCAACACTTAGTGGATAAAGCCCGCCAAATGGCGATTAAGAAAGTCTTTGTACTGACAAGAACACCAGAGTTCTTTATGAAGCACAGCTTTATTCCGACATCGAAGTCGTTGTTGCCAGAGAAAGTGCTTAAAGACTGCGATCAATGCCCACGTCAGCATGCTTGTGATGAAGTGGCGTTGGAAGTGAACTTGGTTGAACAGATCATTGCCAAAGTGAACGTGGCTTAA
- a CDS encoding alkaline phosphatase — MKGYQLGLALSGLMASTVSMAELPQQGDTWYTQGQSAITAAKKLKPITGPAKNVILFIGDGMSVGTMTAARIYAGQNKGLKGEEYSLAMESLPHTALAKTYNTDMQTPDSAGTATAMVAGVKTKAGVISVNDKVQRGFCSSAKGNEVKTAFHSAAEKGMSLGVVSTARLTHATPAVTFAHSADRNWENDAAMPNIAKGNGCKDIATQFIEFDHGDGFQVAFAGGRREFLPVDNTDPEGKKGKRKDGRNLIEEWQARYPEGQYVYDRQGFDKLTDQQRAFGLFENSHMQYEADRKVDNQEPSLAEMTDKAIQILGNNKTGYILMVEAGRIDHAHHDGNAARALEDTVAFDDAIRLALEKTNPEETLIIVTADHAHTLISNGYAERGNPILGLSKQKGKLNQDDFGKNYTTLAYGNGPGAVKGERDNPTAEQVKKLDYLQQALVKLSSETHSGEDVAIFARGPQAWLFQGVVEQHYIYHVVDEALGLTR; from the coding sequence GTGAAAGGATATCAACTAGGATTAGCGCTCAGCGGCCTAATGGCATCAACAGTTTCAATGGCTGAACTGCCTCAGCAAGGTGATACTTGGTATACCCAAGGCCAAAGTGCGATTACAGCAGCAAAAAAGTTAAAGCCAATCACCGGGCCAGCTAAAAATGTCATCTTATTCATCGGTGATGGTATGAGTGTGGGCACAATGACCGCAGCGCGTATTTATGCAGGGCAAAACAAAGGGCTTAAAGGTGAAGAATATTCACTCGCTATGGAAAGTCTCCCTCATACTGCATTAGCAAAAACATACAATACCGACATGCAAACACCGGATTCTGCGGGTACGGCAACCGCGATGGTGGCCGGGGTGAAGACCAAAGCAGGCGTTATCAGTGTTAATGACAAGGTGCAACGTGGTTTTTGTAGCAGCGCAAAAGGAAATGAAGTCAAGACAGCGTTTCACTCAGCCGCTGAAAAAGGCATGTCTCTCGGCGTGGTGTCGACCGCGAGACTGACTCATGCTACGCCAGCGGTCACGTTTGCACACAGCGCAGACCGAAATTGGGAAAACGATGCGGCTATGCCTAATATCGCCAAAGGGAATGGGTGCAAAGACATCGCAACGCAGTTCATAGAGTTTGATCACGGTGACGGCTTCCAAGTGGCTTTTGCTGGTGGTCGACGTGAATTTCTTCCGGTAGATAATACCGACCCTGAGGGTAAAAAAGGCAAACGTAAAGATGGGCGTAACCTGATTGAAGAGTGGCAAGCTCGTTACCCGGAAGGTCAGTATGTTTATGATCGCCAAGGCTTTGATAAGTTGACCGATCAACAGCGTGCATTCGGTCTATTTGAAAACAGCCACATGCAATATGAAGCGGATAGAAAAGTCGATAACCAAGAGCCGTCATTGGCCGAGATGACCGATAAAGCGATTCAAATATTAGGCAACAACAAAACGGGTTATATCTTGATGGTGGAAGCTGGGCGGATAGACCATGCTCACCACGATGGCAATGCCGCCAGAGCGCTGGAAGATACGGTCGCTTTTGATGATGCGATTCGACTTGCTTTAGAAAAAACCAACCCTGAAGAAACTCTGATTATTGTGACTGCGGATCATGCTCATACACTGATTTCAAATGGCTACGCTGAGCGCGGAAACCCAATTCTGGGCCTTTCCAAGCAAAAAGGTAAGCTTAACCAGGATGATTTTGGGAAAAATTACACCACACTCGCGTACGGCAATGGCCCAGGAGCGGTGAAAGGTGAGCGCGATAACCCAACGGCAGAGCAAGTGAAAAAGCTCGATTACTTACAGCAGGCGTTGGTGAAACTGAGCTCAGAAACGCATTCTGGTGAAGATGTGGCGATCTTTGCTCGTGGGCCGCAAGCATGGTTGTTTCAAGGTGTGGTTGAGCAGCATTATATCTATCACGTGGTAGACGAAGCGCTTGGGCTCACCCGTTAA
- a CDS encoding dihydrolipoyl dehydrogenase — MKQVNVDVAVIGGGTAGLGAYRAAKANTPSVVMIEGGPFGTTCARVGCMPSKLLIAAAESVHQIEKAPGFGVYPQGETVINGREVMDRVKRERDRFVGFVLEGVDEIPAEDKIHGYAKFIDNNTLVVDDHTTITAKRIVIATGSRPAYPAVWNELGDRLVINDDVFDWDDLPESVAVFGPGVIGLELGQSLHRLGVKVKVFGVGGQVGPITDPEVMAYANKAFQEEFYLDADVKVETMRRVLDDQGKETDKVEIMFINHDGELETFIVDYVLAATGRRPNVDKLALETTTLELDERGVPTADYYTLQTSVESIFIAGDASNQIPLLHEAADQARIAGDNAGRFPDIRAGLRRSVISAVFSDPQIAMVGETFKQLEQRLGNCGCFATGEVSFENQGRSRVMLRNKGILHVYGEQGTGRFLGAEMMGPNAEHLAHLLAWAHQNKMTVSEMLDMPFYHPVIEEGVRTALRDLNAKLHLGPEMVKHCLDCGPGC, encoded by the coding sequence ATGAAACAAGTAAACGTAGATGTAGCTGTTATTGGTGGTGGTACTGCAGGTTTAGGCGCATATCGCGCAGCAAAAGCAAATACACCAAGTGTTGTCATGATAGAAGGCGGTCCATTTGGCACAACCTGTGCTCGCGTTGGCTGTATGCCGTCAAAACTGCTTATCGCTGCTGCTGAAAGTGTCCATCAGATTGAAAAAGCGCCTGGATTCGGTGTTTACCCTCAAGGTGAAACGGTGATCAATGGTCGCGAAGTGATGGACAGGGTAAAACGTGAACGTGACCGTTTTGTTGGATTTGTTCTTGAAGGCGTAGATGAAATCCCAGCTGAAGACAAAATCCATGGCTACGCAAAGTTTATCGATAACAACACGTTAGTGGTTGACGACCACACAACCATTACCGCTAAGCGCATTGTCATCGCCACGGGATCACGCCCTGCCTACCCTGCGGTTTGGAACGAGCTTGGTGATCGCCTTGTTATCAATGACGACGTATTTGATTGGGACGACCTGCCAGAATCAGTCGCCGTATTTGGCCCTGGTGTTATTGGGTTAGAGTTAGGCCAATCCCTGCACCGTTTGGGTGTCAAGGTGAAAGTATTCGGCGTGGGCGGTCAAGTTGGGCCAATCACTGACCCTGAAGTCATGGCTTACGCGAACAAAGCATTCCAAGAGGAGTTCTATCTTGATGCGGATGTTAAAGTCGAGACCATGCGTCGTGTGCTCGATGATCAAGGCAAAGAGACGGACAAAGTCGAGATCATGTTCATCAACCACGATGGTGAACTTGAAACCTTCATTGTTGATTACGTATTAGCAGCAACAGGACGTCGACCTAACGTTGATAAACTCGCTCTTGAAACAACTACGCTGGAATTAGATGAACGCGGTGTACCAACAGCCGATTACTACACGTTACAAACATCGGTAGAGAGCATCTTTATTGCGGGTGATGCAAGTAACCAAATTCCACTGCTTCATGAAGCGGCAGACCAGGCGAGAATCGCCGGTGATAATGCGGGACGCTTCCCAGATATTCGTGCAGGTTTACGCCGTTCGGTTATCTCAGCGGTCTTCTCGGATCCGCAAATTGCCATGGTCGGTGAAACTTTCAAACAACTCGAGCAACGTTTAGGTAACTGTGGGTGTTTTGCGACCGGCGAAGTTTCATTTGAGAACCAAGGTCGTTCACGTGTCATGTTGAGAAACAAAGGTATTTTACATGTGTACGGAGAGCAAGGAACAGGACGCTTCCTAGGCGCTGAAATGATGGGGCCTAATGCTGAGCATTTAGCGCACTTACTGGCTTGGGCACACCAAAACAAGATGACGGTATCGGAAATGCTCGATATGCCATTCTACCACCCAGTGATTGAAGAAGGCGTTCGTACTGCACTTCGTGACCTGAACGCCAAACTGCACCTAGGACCAGAGATGGTGAAACATTGCCTAGACTGTGGGCCTGGATGTTAA
- the pilM gene encoding type IV pilus assembly protein PilM — protein sequence MGKPLITGIDIGHYSIKAVVLKPASDDYSLVSFKELPISGDVFSDNHTVNHQQIVNKLKELRKFLPIWSKRVAIAIPDNAVISKVLQIDSDLDERETEFAIYQGFSHQSPFPIEELSLDFVRVDNDSKTQTVAYQVYATKKDVVDSRYQSIKKAGFLPIVCDVQAHGLVSVWRQAAKMTANTDWLLVDVGYTQTSLCMDFDNKAHFSKEMAIGTQYLEQSSSPMNALLEKRIDQFIQLMIDRIQRQIQMLLSVNGNSAVKGIWLSGGGATTPMLVEEIQRRLCIECQVLNPLSLLGRSRTRKPHHYSDLHGFNTAVGIAMRGHDWLEVQHAL from the coding sequence ATGGGTAAACCATTAATAACTGGTATAGATATTGGCCACTATAGTATTAAAGCCGTGGTCTTAAAGCCAGCAAGTGATGACTATTCACTGGTAAGTTTTAAAGAATTGCCCATTTCAGGTGATGTATTCTCTGATAATCACACCGTAAATCATCAACAAATTGTCAATAAGTTAAAAGAGCTACGAAAATTTCTCCCTATTTGGAGTAAAAGGGTCGCGATTGCTATTCCTGATAACGCGGTGATCAGCAAAGTACTGCAAATTGACAGCGATCTTGACGAGCGTGAGACAGAGTTTGCCATCTATCAAGGCTTCTCCCATCAGTCTCCCTTCCCCATTGAAGAACTCAGTTTGGACTTTGTGCGGGTTGATAACGACAGCAAAACGCAGACCGTTGCCTATCAAGTTTATGCCACCAAAAAAGACGTGGTTGACAGTCGTTATCAATCCATCAAAAAAGCCGGGTTTTTGCCGATCGTGTGTGACGTTCAAGCTCATGGGTTAGTGAGCGTTTGGCGGCAGGCAGCAAAAATGACCGCCAACACAGATTGGTTGTTGGTGGATGTTGGATACACCCAAACCTCTCTGTGTATGGACTTTGATAATAAGGCTCATTTTAGTAAAGAGATGGCTATTGGGACGCAATACCTAGAGCAATCTTCATCACCGATGAATGCGTTACTTGAGAAGAGAATCGATCAATTTATTCAGTTGATGATTGACCGAATTCAACGGCAAATACAGATGTTGCTGTCCGTGAACGGCAATTCAGCAGTGAAAGGAATTTGGCTGTCTGGGGGCGGCGCGACAACGCCAATGTTGGTTGAAGAGATTCAGCGTCGGCTTTGTATTGAATGCCAGGTTCTAAATCCTCTGTCTTTATTGGGGCGCTCACGGACTAGAAAGCCACATCATTACAGTGATTTGCATGGTTTTAATACCGCCGTGGGGATCGCAATGAGAGGTCACGATTGGCTGGAGGTTCAACATGCTCTATAG